The following proteins are encoded in a genomic region of Streptomyces collinus Tu 365:
- a CDS encoding D-alanyl-D-alanine carboxypeptidase family protein: MDRADRAGRTGAGRSVAARGAVAVVAGAVLSTGVLAAAPAQAAAPASKAAAEHTTAAAAAAPTVSAQGAYAMNAATSKQLFGKAADGPLRTGSTTKIMTALVVLSQPHLNLDKKVKIKKEYTDYVIDPTTGGQRYSSAKLILGDSMKVRDLLYGLLLPSGCDAAYALADTYGAGSTTQQRTASFISRMNRKAHELGLNNTYFDSFDGVSNGDNHASPRDLAKLAAVALKNTTFKKVVGTRTYDAMTSYRPGGGTHTMDPWKNTNTLLGSYRGAIGVKTGSGPEAKFCLVFAATRGGKTVVGTVLADTSVDERFKDAEKILDYGFAHIR; encoded by the coding sequence ATGGACCGAGCCGACCGAGCAGGCCGAACGGGAGCCGGCAGGAGCGTCGCGGCGCGAGGCGCCGTCGCGGTGGTGGCCGGTGCCGTCCTGAGCACGGGCGTCCTCGCGGCCGCCCCGGCCCAGGCGGCCGCTCCGGCCTCGAAGGCCGCCGCCGAGCACACGACCGCGGCCGCGGCCGCGGCGCCGACGGTGTCCGCCCAGGGCGCGTACGCCATGAACGCGGCCACGTCGAAGCAGCTCTTCGGCAAGGCGGCGGACGGGCCGCTGCGGACCGGCTCCACCACGAAGATCATGACGGCACTCGTGGTGCTGTCGCAGCCGCACCTGAACCTCGACAAGAAGGTGAAGATCAAGAAGGAGTACACGGACTACGTCATCGACCCCACGACGGGCGGCCAGCGCTACTCCAGCGCGAAGCTGATCCTCGGTGACTCGATGAAGGTGCGCGACCTGCTGTACGGGCTGCTGCTGCCGTCGGGCTGCGACGCGGCTTACGCCCTCGCGGACACCTACGGGGCCGGTTCGACCACCCAGCAGCGCACGGCTTCGTTCATCTCCCGGATGAACCGCAAGGCGCACGAACTCGGGCTGAACAACACCTACTTCGACTCCTTCGACGGGGTGTCCAACGGCGACAACCACGCCTCGCCGCGGGATCTGGCCAAGCTGGCCGCCGTCGCCCTGAAGAACACGACGTTCAAGAAGGTCGTCGGCACCAGGACGTACGACGCCATGACGTCGTACCGGCCGGGCGGGGGCACGCACACGATGGACCCGTGGAAGAACACCAACACGCTGCTCGGCTCCTACCGGGGCGCGATCGGCGTGAAGACCGGCTCGGGCCCGGAGGCGAAGTTCTGCCTGGTGTTCGCGGCGACCCGGGGCGGAAAGACCGTGGTGGGGACGGTGCTCGCCGACACGTCGGTGGACGAGCGGTTCAAGGACGCGGAGAAGATCCTGGACTACGGCTTCGCGCACATCCGCTGA